Proteins encoded within one genomic window of Synergistaceae bacterium DZ-S4:
- a CDS encoding DUF4115 domain-containing protein — translation MDKKETVISEEQKIRTQIKELGARLKSIREAQELSISDISNTTKIQKHYLAAIEEGDLDRLPKGPYVRSFIRQYCDHISAQDIWKSYDTITKKQKAASPAVSAEEATNYIDSPKIFRPRSFLWLYLLITLSLGAAGWITWQYRGDITGSATSPIDGGTTGTVREQAPEPASSPVSADVAVQPVSADNTSGDQQVDLSWMDGKQPQPAGGAAAGAGNAAQKPAGLQSERPRSVKVTAEKAYVWTKISQGNKVLYEGTLKPGEYREFETGKDLPVRVRIGKPGSASVEWEGKRIFPAAPGEKPATKFFWPDGRITDS, via the coding sequence TTGGATAAAAAAGAGACTGTCATCAGCGAAGAACAGAAAATAAGAACGCAGATAAAGGAGTTGGGAGCCCGTCTAAAAAGCATCAGGGAAGCCCAGGAACTTTCGATCTCGGACATCTCCAACACAACAAAGATACAGAAACACTACCTTGCCGCCATTGAAGAAGGCGATCTGGATCGTCTGCCCAAGGGCCCCTATGTGAGGAGTTTCATCAGACAGTATTGTGATCACATCAGCGCTCAGGATATATGGAAGAGCTACGATACGATAACAAAAAAACAGAAGGCTGCGTCACCCGCTGTTTCTGCAGAAGAAGCGACGAATTACATCGATTCCCCGAAAATATTCAGGCCGAGATCATTTTTATGGCTCTATCTTCTGATCACTCTCTCTCTTGGTGCGGCCGGATGGATAACCTGGCAGTACAGGGGAGACATCACCGGTTCCGCCACCAGTCCTATAGACGGAGGCACTACTGGCACAGTCAGGGAACAGGCTCCTGAGCCCGCCTCCTCGCCCGTCTCGGCAGATGTGGCCGTTCAGCCCGTTTCGGCTGACAACACAAGCGGCGATCAGCAGGTAGACCTTTCCTGGATGGACGGCAAGCAGCCGCAGCCCGCAGGCGGTGCGGCTGCAGGTGCAGGGAATGCGGCACAGAAGCCGGCTGGACTGCAGAGTGAACGTCCGAGATCCGTTAAGGTCACAGCAGAAAAAGCATACGTCTGGACTAAGATCAGCCAGGGAAACAAGGTCCTCTACGAGGGCACCCTGAAGCCCGGCGAGTACAGGGAATTCGAGACAGGAAAAGATCTGCCTGTAAGGGTAAGGATCGGTAAGCCGGGCAGCGCCTCCGTTGAGTGGGAGGGAAAGAGGATATTCCCTGCCGCCCCGGGAGAAAAGCCTGCCACAAAGTTCTTCTGGCCTGACGGCAGGATCACAGACAGCTGA
- the rpe gene encoding ribulose-phosphate 3-epimerase produces MAGSFQLIKKMEGRSVIISPSLLSADVLNMERDIDKIGKEAEWLHLDIMDGHFVPNLSYGPSLLKALRKRYPYKFIDVHIMVEPPEAFTTMFLAEKPSVLTVHAEATPHIHRVLQSIRNEGVPCGVSINPGTPAELLWPILHMTDLVLIMSVDPGYGGQSFIPETLNKVSALAEWRRANGGEYLIQMDGGIGPDNTELAVRHGCDVLVAGSAIFGSPDPAAVIREMRVNAERGRQVG; encoded by the coding sequence GTTTCAACTGATAAAAAAAATGGAAGGCAGGAGCGTGATAATCTCGCCCTCCCTTCTCTCCGCAGATGTCCTGAACATGGAGAGGGACATTGATAAGATAGGAAAAGAGGCCGAGTGGCTCCACCTTGACATAATGGACGGACATTTTGTCCCGAACCTTTCATACGGGCCCTCGCTTTTGAAAGCACTGAGAAAGAGGTATCCTTACAAGTTCATAGATGTTCACATCATGGTCGAACCACCCGAGGCATTTACCACCATGTTTCTTGCAGAAAAACCTTCGGTCCTGACTGTCCATGCCGAGGCTACCCCTCACATACACAGGGTCCTGCAGAGCATAAGGAACGAAGGTGTCCCATGCGGTGTCTCAATAAATCCCGGTACTCCCGCAGAGCTCCTCTGGCCCATACTCCACATGACGGACCTTGTACTGATCATGTCGGTCGATCCGGGATACGGCGGACAGTCATTCATACCGGAGACTCTGAATAAAGTCTCTGCGCTGGCGGAATGGCGCAGGGCCAACGGTGGAGAATACCTTATCCAGATGGATGGCGGGATAGGACCTGACAACACGGAACTGGCCGTCAGGCACGGCTGTGATGTCCTGGTCGCGGGCAGCGCCATCTTCGGCAGTCCTGACCCGGCTGCGGTGATCAGGGAGATGCGCGTGAACGCTGAAAGGGGGCGGCAGGTTGGATAA